Proteins co-encoded in one Natronorubrum daqingense genomic window:
- a CDS encoding proline dehydrogenase family protein gives MIPPIANRFVAGESPATVLEHVRRLDDRNVRAIVNLLGEHYDDRADVRADAATYRTLIEDIARANLEACLSVKPTQLGLDLGEDVFREELEGLVEAAVEHGVFVWVDMEDHTTTDATLDAFESLADEYGDDENPRLGVCVQANLKRTREDVERLADVPGKVRFVKGAYDEPTDVAYQDSTRVNEEYRRLLEYAFEHFDGGIAVGSHDPAMIDYAISLHEEYGTEFELQMLMGVREDAQEALAREYPVYQYVPFGDRWSSYFYRRVTERKENLWFALRAIVGR, from the coding sequence ATGATCCCGCCGATCGCGAATCGGTTCGTCGCCGGGGAGTCCCCCGCGACGGTCCTCGAGCACGTGCGACGGCTCGACGACCGAAACGTCCGCGCTATCGTCAACCTGCTCGGGGAACATTACGACGACCGCGCGGACGTCCGCGCCGACGCTGCGACGTATCGCACGCTAATCGAAGACATCGCTCGGGCCAATCTCGAGGCCTGTCTCTCCGTCAAGCCGACCCAACTCGGTCTCGACCTCGGCGAGGACGTCTTTCGAGAGGAACTCGAGGGCCTCGTAGAGGCGGCCGTCGAACACGGCGTTTTCGTCTGGGTCGACATGGAAGACCACACGACGACCGATGCGACACTTGACGCGTTCGAATCGCTCGCGGACGAGTACGGCGACGACGAGAATCCCCGCCTCGGCGTCTGCGTCCAGGCGAACCTGAAACGCACCCGCGAGGACGTAGAACGCCTCGCCGACGTTCCGGGCAAGGTCCGCTTCGTCAAAGGAGCCTACGACGAACCAACGGACGTCGCCTATCAGGATTCAACGCGGGTCAACGAGGAGTACAGACGGTTGCTCGAGTACGCCTTCGAGCACTTCGACGGCGGAATTGCGGTCGGTAGTCACGATCCGGCGATGATCGATTACGCGATTTCGCTCCACGAGGAGTACGGGACCGAGTTCGAACTGCAGATGCTCATGGGCGTTCGCGAAGACGCGCAGGAAGCGCTCGCCCGGGAGTATCCCGTCTATCAGTACGTTCCCTTCGGCGATCGGTGGTCGTCGTACTTCTATCGACGGGTCACGGAGCGGAAGGAAAACCTCTGGTTCGCCCTCCGGGCCATTGTCGGGCGCTAA
- a CDS encoding aspartate aminotransferase family protein produces MTAGPPIDEIHFDDAPNVDSVPGPNTQALLEKQENIDSSAVAYPNDIPIAFEEGKGATVRDADGNTYIDLFAGIGVLNVGHSNPYVLEAVHEQADKFVHTVDFPTDARLELIEKLDEIAPAGLQGNNRVVFGGPTGSDAIEASIKLSKYNSDGDGLIAFRGSYHGATTGAMSVTSNKKFKGHYTPLLSDVVHAPYPYPFREGRSPEASVDHALEEVQAILEDPYGGLANPAGIIVEPIQGEGGIVTPPEGFLQGLRDLADDNDVTLVFDEIQTGLGRTGEWWASDWEGVTPDAMTSAKALGGVGFPLSATMYKEELDTWGSGDHAGTYRGHVVGMRAGTRAIEYIQEHDLLAHARDLGEYIQDRLLEAADETYHLADVRGKGLFIGAEFVDSDGNPGDDLVDAIQQYCFEHGVLVWTAGRHGNILRIIPPLVLTRDLAETALDVVVEAIDHAVEAET; encoded by the coding sequence ATGACGGCAGGACCGCCGATAGACGAGATTCACTTCGACGACGCACCGAACGTCGACAGCGTCCCGGGACCGAACACGCAGGCGCTACTCGAGAAACAGGAAAATATCGACAGTAGCGCGGTCGCCTATCCGAACGACATTCCGATCGCCTTCGAGGAGGGCAAAGGGGCGACCGTTCGCGACGCCGACGGCAACACCTACATCGACCTCTTCGCCGGGATCGGCGTGCTCAACGTCGGCCACTCGAACCCCTACGTGCTCGAGGCCGTCCACGAGCAAGCCGACAAGTTCGTCCACACGGTCGATTTCCCGACCGACGCGCGACTCGAGTTGATCGAGAAACTCGACGAAATCGCGCCCGCCGGGTTGCAGGGGAACAACCGCGTGGTTTTCGGTGGCCCAACGGGCAGCGACGCCATCGAGGCGTCGATCAAGCTCTCGAAGTACAACTCCGATGGCGACGGCCTCATCGCCTTCCGCGGGTCGTATCACGGCGCGACGACCGGCGCGATGAGCGTCACGTCGAACAAGAAGTTCAAGGGTCACTACACGCCGTTGCTCTCCGACGTGGTCCACGCGCCCTACCCCTACCCGTTCCGAGAGGGACGCTCGCCCGAGGCGTCGGTCGATCACGCCCTCGAGGAGGTCCAGGCCATTCTCGAGGACCCCTACGGCGGCCTCGCGAACCCGGCCGGAATCATCGTCGAACCGATTCAGGGAGAAGGCGGCATCGTCACGCCCCCGGAGGGATTCCTGCAAGGGCTTCGTGACCTCGCCGACGACAACGACGTGACGCTCGTCTTCGACGAGATTCAAACCGGCCTCGGGCGCACCGGCGAGTGGTGGGCCAGCGACTGGGAGGGCGTGACGCCCGACGCGATGACCTCCGCGAAAGCGCTGGGCGGCGTCGGCTTCCCGCTCTCGGCGACGATGTACAAGGAAGAACTCGACACCTGGGGGTCGGGCGACCACGCCGGAACCTATCGCGGCCACGTCGTCGGCATGCGCGCCGGAACCCGCGCCATCGAGTACATCCAGGAACACGACCTGCTCGCGCACGCTCGAGACCTCGGCGAGTACATTCAAGATCGACTGCTCGAGGCCGCAGACGAGACCTACCACCTCGCGGACGTGCGGGGCAAGGGGCTGTTCATCGGTGCCGAGTTCGTCGACAGCGACGGTAATCCGGGCGACGACCTCGTCGACGCGATTCAACAGTACTGTTTCGAACACGGCGTCCTCGTCTGGACGGCCGGCCGCCACGGCAACATCCTGCGAATCATCCCGCCGCTCGTGCTCACCCGCGATCTGGCGGAGACAGCCCTGGACGTCGTCGTCGAGGCGATCGATCACGCCGTCGAGGCTGAAACCTGA
- a CDS encoding Rid family detoxifying hydrolase, which produces MSDTESIETDGAPSNDNPYSQGVLAGDTLYVSGYGPVDPETGDVVEGDIQAQTDRVLENIAAVVDEVGGDGLDDVVKVTVYLTDLADYERVNEAYGEQFGEEPPARVCVEVSRLPEDVRVELDATAYLG; this is translated from the coding sequence ATGTCCGACACAGAATCCATCGAAACCGACGGCGCACCGAGCAACGACAACCCCTACTCCCAGGGTGTACTGGCCGGCGACACCCTCTACGTCTCCGGCTACGGCCCCGTCGACCCGGAGACGGGCGACGTGGTGGAGGGGGACATTCAGGCCCAGACCGACCGCGTCCTCGAGAACATTGCGGCGGTCGTCGACGAGGTCGGCGGCGACGGACTCGATGACGTCGTCAAAGTCACCGTCTATCTGACCGACCTCGCGGACTACGAGCGGGTCAACGAGGCCTACGGCGAGCAATTCGGCGAGGAACCGCCTGCCCGCGTCTGCGTGGAAGTCTCGCGACTTCCCGAGGACGTTCGCGTCGAACTGGACGCGACCGCGTACCTCGGCTGA